In the genome of Laspinema palackyanum D2c, one region contains:
- a CDS encoding sodium:solute symporter family protein, which translates to MTLIDWLIVLFYLVATMAVGLYLSRKGSKNLAEFFVSGRSLPWWLAGTSMAATTFSIDTPLYITGIVGNRGIAGNWEWWTFGISHIIMVYIFARMWRRSEVITDAELTEIRYGGNMAAVLRGVKAFIFAVPMNCIGIGYAMLAMVKVVDALGIWQSLGIDAGENTLKLISVIGVSIFVLIYAGLAGLWGVVATDFFQFFLALFGAIVVAIFAVNSVGGIQELVRQVPLVSDKDILSLLPLSFGGEGNAFIQFSQTAGITASTFLAYIAIQWWSWRRSDGGGEFVQRFAAAKNETEAEKAAWLFNIMHYVIRTWPWILVALAALVLYPDLQDKELGYPKLMLDFLPPAMLGLVVASLIAAFMSTVSTSINWGASFITNDLYLRFIKPSATQTELVFIGRLSSVLVTAIGAIAAFVASDVATVFRLVIAIGTGSGLVLILRWFWWRVNAAAELTAILGSFIIGSVTSLVPALTIADFGLRLMFITASVTILWVIALFATKPETEATLNEFYRRVRPGGPGWTKQRASTGLEPAQNLSLDLQRVAAGILLLFGFLLTTGGFLLLQPAIGWISLIVGVGGWMWLRQLNKSNALLMPRPGSDRD; encoded by the coding sequence ATGACACTCATAGACTGGTTAATTGTCTTGTTTTATCTCGTTGCCACAATGGCAGTGGGGTTATATCTATCCCGAAAAGGCTCCAAGAATCTGGCCGAATTCTTTGTATCCGGGCGATCGCTACCTTGGTGGTTAGCCGGAACCAGTATGGCTGCCACCACCTTCTCCATTGATACCCCTCTCTACATTACCGGCATCGTTGGTAACCGAGGTATTGCGGGAAACTGGGAATGGTGGACCTTTGGCATTTCCCATATCATCATGGTGTACATCTTTGCCCGGATGTGGCGGCGATCGGAAGTCATCACCGATGCAGAACTTACGGAAATCCGCTATGGCGGCAATATGGCAGCGGTTTTGCGCGGTGTCAAGGCCTTTATCTTTGCCGTTCCTATGAACTGCATCGGCATCGGCTATGCCATGCTGGCAATGGTAAAAGTGGTGGATGCCTTGGGAATTTGGCAAAGTCTCGGCATTGATGCCGGAGAAAATACCCTCAAACTGATTAGTGTAATTGGCGTTAGCATCTTCGTGTTAATCTACGCCGGATTAGCGGGATTGTGGGGCGTCGTTGCCACGGACTTCTTCCAATTTTTCCTCGCCTTATTTGGGGCGATCGTGGTGGCAATTTTTGCCGTAAATAGCGTTGGGGGCATTCAAGAACTGGTTCGGCAAGTCCCTCTAGTTTCTGACAAAGATATTTTGTCCTTGTTACCCCTAAGCTTTGGTGGGGAAGGTAATGCCTTCATTCAATTCAGCCAAACCGCAGGGATTACCGCCAGTACCTTTCTGGCTTATATTGCGATTCAATGGTGGTCCTGGCGGCGGAGTGATGGCGGTGGGGAATTTGTTCAGCGCTTTGCGGCGGCGAAAAACGAAACCGAGGCAGAAAAAGCTGCATGGTTGTTCAATATCATGCACTATGTGATTCGGACTTGGCCTTGGATTTTAGTGGCATTAGCTGCCCTCGTGCTGTATCCCGATTTACAAGATAAAGAATTAGGCTACCCGAAATTAATGTTAGACTTCCTGCCGCCTGCGATGCTGGGGTTAGTCGTAGCATCGTTGATTGCAGCGTTTATGAGTACGGTGTCTACCTCCATTAACTGGGGGGCTTCGTTTATCACCAATGACCTGTATTTGCGTTTTATCAAACCCTCAGCAACTCAAACCGAATTAGTATTCATTGGGCGGTTATCGTCGGTATTGGTAACCGCAATTGGCGCGATCGCCGCCTTTGTTGCTTCTGACGTTGCCACCGTGTTTCGTCTCGTGATTGCCATCGGCACCGGCTCAGGTTTAGTCTTAATCTTACGCTGGTTCTGGTGGCGCGTGAATGCGGCGGCCGAACTTACCGCCATTCTCGGCAGTTTCATCATTGGTTCTGTCACCAGTTTGGTCCCGGCGTTAACCATCGCTGACTTTGGGTTACGCCTGATGTTCATCACTGCCAGCGTTACCATCTTATGGGTGATTGCTTTATTTGCAACCAAACCAGAAACCGAAGCAACCCTCAATGAATTCTATCGCCGGGTTCGTCCCGGGGGACCCGGTTGGACAAAGCAACGCGCCAGTACCGGATTAGAACCCGCCCAGAATTTGAGTCTGGATCTACAACGAGTAGCAGCAGGGATTTTACTGCTGTTTGGGTTTTTGTTAACCACGGGAGGGTTCTTACTCTTACAACCGGCGATCGGGTGGATTTCCCTAATTGTCGGGGTTGGTGGATGGATGTGGTTGCGACAACTGAATAAGTCGAA
- the argF gene encoding ornithine carbamoyltransferase: MATLTGRDLLSVADLSVEELHQLLDLATQMKAGTLTPRCEKVLGLLFSKASTRTRVSFTVAMYQLGGQVIDLNPNVTQVSRGEPLPDTARVLDRYLDVVAIRTFDQADLETFAHYAEMPVINALSDREHPCQALADIMTVGECFGQLEDVTLTYLGDGNNVAHSLLLAGAMVGMNIRIATPAQFEPAAEIVEQAKKIAQGKSEILITHDPIQAVKGAQVLYTDVWASMGQEEEARTRIPLFQPYQVNEELFNHADGSAIILHCLPAHRGEEITDGAIEGAASRVWDQAENRMHAQKALLASVLGAI, encoded by the coding sequence ATGGCGACATTAACAGGACGAGATCTACTCAGCGTTGCTGATCTCAGCGTTGAAGAACTGCATCAACTGCTGGATCTCGCGACGCAGATGAAAGCCGGAACCCTCACCCCCCGATGTGAAAAAGTGCTGGGGTTGCTCTTTTCCAAAGCCTCAACTCGGACTCGGGTCAGCTTTACTGTAGCCATGTACCAACTGGGGGGCCAAGTGATTGACTTAAATCCCAATGTCACCCAGGTGAGTCGGGGGGAACCCTTACCGGACACAGCGCGGGTGTTAGACCGATATTTGGATGTTGTCGCAATTCGGACCTTTGATCAGGCGGACCTAGAAACCTTTGCTCACTATGCCGAAATGCCGGTGATTAATGCCTTGAGCGATCGCGAACATCCCTGTCAAGCCTTAGCCGATATCATGACCGTGGGCGAATGTTTCGGACAACTCGAAGATGTCACCCTCACCTATCTAGGCGATGGCAATAATGTCGCCCACTCCCTCCTCCTGGCAGGGGCAATGGTTGGCATGAATATCCGCATCGCCACCCCGGCACAATTTGAACCGGCTGCCGAGATTGTCGAACAAGCCAAGAAAATCGCCCAAGGCAAAAGTGAAATCTTAATCACCCATGACCCCATCCAGGCGGTGAAAGGTGCACAAGTGCTCTATACCGACGTTTGGGCGAGTATGGGGCAAGAGGAAGAAGCCAGAACCCGGATTCCCCTATTTCAGCCGTACCAGGTGAATGAAGAGTTGTTTAATCATGCCGATGGAAGTGCTATTATTTTGCACTGCTTACCCGCTCATCGCGGTGAAGAAATCACCGATGGGGCGATCGAAGGGGCGGCATCCCGTGTTTGGGATCAAGCCGAAAATCGAATGCACGCCCAAAAAGCGCTGTTGGCAAGCGTACTCGGGGCAATTTAG
- a CDS encoding DUF2887 domain-containing protein: MFIIKLSFGFQSKNRQYQRFLRSDSPEESPLLVQLYLDELQDPPTPSLGLGMVTLVVEERQTAIDKAHQLIQQAKQQLVDEGLKQKVVGLIETIMVYKLTDLTTQEIEAMFGLDELKQTRYFQEVAAQAEEKGKLKGKLEGKVESVPNLLEMGLTVQQIALALQLDIEQVRQVIQDLSNPDNPPLSQS, encoded by the coding sequence ATGTTTATAATAAAACTATCATTCGGGTTCCAGTCAAAAAATCGCCAATATCAACGGTTTCTGAGAAGCGACTCCCCGGAAGAGTCCCCACTATTAGTCCAACTTTATCTGGATGAACTACAAGACCCTCCGACTCCCTCCTTGGGATTGGGAATGGTTACCTTGGTGGTTGAGGAACGCCAAACGGCGATCGACAAAGCACACCAATTAATCCAGCAAGCAAAGCAGCAGCTTGTGGATGAAGGACTCAAGCAAAAAGTTGTAGGATTAATAGAGACCATCATGGTCTATAAGCTCACGGATTTGACAACTCAGGAGATTGAAGCCATGTTTGGATTAGACGAGTTGAAACAGACGCGGTATTTCCAAGAAGTCGCCGCGCAAGCGGAGGAAAAAGGCAAGCTCAAAGGTAAGCTCGAAGGCAAGGTGGAATCGGTCCCTAATCTATTGGAAATGGGGTTGACTGTACAACAAATTGCATTGGCCTTACAATTAGACATTGAGCAAGTTCGGCAAGTCATCCAAGACTTATCGAATCCTGATAATCCTCCTCTGAGTCAGAGTTAA
- a CDS encoding type II toxin-antitoxin system HicB family antitoxin produces MKSENKIRTNLLNIQVQKPAQTSWNKINLTVLISEQSEGGYQATVLGLSDCQGSGLTKEEAIANLNQALSTRLETTEIASLQIVNPNAEHPWMKLAGKYKDDPDFDEVLKDIEAFRQEIDAEMEDYYRQLDAEESGK; encoded by the coding sequence ATGAAATCGGAGAATAAAATTAGGACAAATTTGCTGAATATTCAGGTGCAAAAACCCGCTCAAACGAGTTGGAATAAAATTAATTTGACTGTTCTGATTTCCGAACAGTCAGAAGGGGGATATCAGGCAACTGTGCTGGGTTTGTCCGATTGCCAAGGGTCGGGATTGACTAAAGAAGAGGCGATCGCTAATCTCAATCAAGCCCTTAGCACTCGCCTAGAAACCACGGAAATAGCTTCTTTACAAATTGTCAATCCCAACGCGGAGCATCCTTGGATGAAGTTGGCGGGAAAATACAAAGATGATCCAGACTTTGATGAAGTGCTGAAAGATATTGAGGCGTTCCGTCAAGAAATTGATGCAGAAATGGAAGATTATTATCGTCAACTGGATGCGGAGGAATCAGGCAAATGA
- a CDS encoding type II toxin-antitoxin system VapC family toxin codes for MTLWVFDTDCLSLLQRGHPHINQRIQQVDPEHLAVTIVTVEEQLYGRLNRIRRSPTGDALILAYAKLRETVEDFNQLNLLDFDRPGLTQYQEFRQQRIRIGAQDLKIGAVALSLSAILVTRNHRDFEQIPRLQWEDWTIAPEA; via the coding sequence ATGACGTTATGGGTATTTGATACGGATTGTCTCTCTCTTTTACAACGCGGACATCCACACATTAATCAGCGCATTCAGCAGGTTGATCCTGAACACTTAGCCGTTACAATTGTGACGGTGGAAGAACAACTGTATGGACGACTCAATCGAATTCGCCGATCGCCCACCGGAGATGCGCTGATTTTAGCCTACGCCAAACTCCGGGAAACGGTAGAGGATTTCAATCAGCTCAATCTCCTTGATTTCGATCGCCCTGGGTTGACGCAATACCAGGAGTTCAGACAGCAACGAATCCGGATCGGGGCGCAAGACTTGAAAATTGGGGCAGTCGCCCTCTCCCTCAGTGCAATTCTAGTCACCCGCAACCATCGGGATTTTGAACAAATCCCAAGGTTGCAGTGGGAAGATTGGACGATCGCCCCAGAAGCGTGA
- a CDS encoding bifunctional acetate--CoA ligase family protein/GNAT family N-acetyltransferase translates to MQKPIATNPDQTQGSVSKQDFLRYERQPLDAIFKPKNVAVIGATDRLGSVGRTILSNLIASPFGGAVFPVNPKRDNVLGIKAYPSISAVPDPVDLVIIVTPAPTVPGIIRECVAVGIPGAIIISAGFKEIGRGGIELERQILAEARRGKMQIIGPNCLGVMSPLSGLNATFATKMAKPGNVGFISQSGALCTAILDWSLRENVGFSAFMSIGSMLDVGWGDLIYYLGDDPNTQSIVIYMESIGNARSFLSAAREVALSKPIIVIKVGHTEAAAKAAASHTGTLTGSDEVLDAAFRRTGVLRVNNISYVFYMSEVLAKQPRPKGPHLTILTNAGGPGVIATDALITEGGQLTELAPETISELDEFLPTHWSRSNPIDILGDAEPSRYAKTLEKAAKDPNSDGLLVILTPQAMTDPTETAKQLEPYAKIKDKPILASWMGGEDVLEGAKWLNQANIPTFPYPDTAARLFNYMWRYTYNLRALYETPVLPKDDDQNTPDRALVEKIITQARKEGRNLLTEFESKQVFAAYGIPTVETRIATSESEAVAYANQIGYPIVLKLYSETITHKTDVGGVKLNLGSPEAVGNAYRAIETSVAEKAGAEYFQGVTVQPMIKLDGYELIVGSSIDPQFGPVLLFGTGGQLVEVFKDRALGLPPLNTTLARRMMEQTKIYKALQGIRGRDPVDIGAIEQLMVRFSQLIVEQPWIKETDINPLLVSPEQIIALDARVVLHEPDSNPDELPRPAIRPYPTQYITMWSMKNGTPVRIRPIRPEDEPLVVKFHESLSDSSVYFRYFHLLKLSRRISHERLARICFIDYDREMALVADYRDPETGEHQILGFGRLTKLHGSNEGEFGLLIADPYQGLGLGTKLLQQLVEVGRSEKLVRITADILPDNGAMQHLSQKVGFSLKRDEDVIRAEMEL, encoded by the coding sequence ATGCAAAAGCCAATCGCAACCAACCCAGACCAAACCCAGGGCAGCGTCTCTAAACAAGACTTCCTGCGTTACGAACGTCAACCCCTGGATGCCATTTTTAAACCCAAAAATGTTGCCGTAATCGGTGCAACCGATCGCCTCGGTAGTGTGGGACGAACCATTTTATCTAATTTAATTGCCAGTCCCTTTGGTGGGGCAGTCTTTCCCGTCAATCCCAAGCGGGATAACGTGCTGGGGATCAAAGCCTATCCCAGCATTTCCGCCGTGCCCGACCCTGTAGACTTGGTAATCATCGTCACCCCCGCCCCCACAGTTCCGGGGATCATTCGCGAATGCGTCGCGGTTGGCATTCCTGGGGCGATTATCATCTCTGCGGGGTTCAAAGAAATTGGCCGGGGGGGAATCGAACTGGAACGGCAAATCCTCGCCGAAGCCCGTCGGGGTAAAATGCAGATTATCGGACCCAACTGCCTCGGAGTGATGAGTCCCCTCTCTGGACTCAATGCCACCTTTGCCACCAAAATGGCCAAACCCGGGAATGTCGGCTTTATCAGCCAAAGTGGGGCATTATGTACCGCCATTCTGGATTGGAGTTTGCGGGAAAATGTCGGCTTTAGCGCCTTTATGTCCATTGGTTCCATGCTGGATGTGGGTTGGGGGGATTTAATCTACTACCTCGGGGATGACCCCAACACCCAAAGCATCGTTATCTACATGGAATCCATCGGCAATGCGCGATCGTTCCTCTCTGCTGCCCGGGAAGTAGCCCTCAGCAAACCGATTATTGTCATCAAAGTTGGACATACCGAAGCAGCCGCCAAAGCTGCCGCCTCCCATACCGGCACCTTAACCGGCAGTGACGAAGTGCTCGATGCCGCCTTCCGACGGACGGGAGTATTGCGCGTCAACAATATCTCATACGTTTTCTATATGTCGGAGGTCCTCGCCAAACAACCGCGCCCCAAAGGACCCCATTTAACCATCCTCACCAATGCCGGAGGTCCCGGGGTGATTGCCACCGATGCCCTGATTACCGAAGGGGGACAACTCACCGAACTCGCCCCAGAAACCATTTCAGAACTGGATGAGTTTTTACCCACCCATTGGAGTCGCAGCAACCCGATCGACATCTTAGGGGATGCGGAACCCAGTCGCTATGCCAAAACCCTAGAGAAGGCAGCAAAAGACCCGAATAGTGATGGATTGTTGGTGATTTTAACCCCGCAAGCCATGACGGACCCCACGGAAACCGCCAAACAACTGGAACCCTACGCCAAAATCAAAGATAAACCAATTTTGGCCAGTTGGATGGGCGGAGAAGATGTCCTAGAAGGGGCGAAGTGGCTTAATCAAGCCAATATCCCCACCTTTCCCTATCCGGATACAGCGGCGCGGTTGTTTAATTATATGTGGCGCTATACCTACAACCTCCGCGCTTTGTATGAGACGCCGGTCCTGCCCAAGGATGATGACCAAAATACACCCGATCGCGCTTTGGTGGAAAAAATTATTACCCAGGCGCGGAAAGAGGGACGCAACCTGTTGACGGAGTTTGAATCGAAACAGGTATTCGCCGCTTATGGTATTCCCACGGTGGAAACTCGCATTGCCACCAGTGAATCAGAAGCAGTCGCATACGCCAATCAAATCGGCTATCCCATCGTCCTCAAACTGTATTCGGAAACGATTACCCATAAAACCGATGTTGGGGGGGTGAAGCTCAATTTAGGCAGTCCTGAAGCGGTGGGAAATGCTTATCGGGCGATCGAAACCTCGGTGGCTGAAAAAGCCGGGGCGGAATATTTCCAAGGGGTCACTGTCCAACCGATGATTAAATTAGACGGATATGAGCTAATTGTGGGCAGCAGTATCGACCCGCAATTTGGCCCGGTTTTACTCTTTGGTACCGGGGGACAGTTGGTGGAAGTGTTTAAAGACCGAGCCCTGGGGTTACCGCCCTTGAATACCACCCTGGCAAGGCGGATGATGGAACAGACGAAAATATACAAAGCCTTGCAGGGGATTCGGGGACGGGACCCGGTGGATATCGGGGCGATCGAGCAATTGATGGTGAGATTTAGCCAGTTAATCGTCGAACAACCTTGGATTAAAGAGACGGATATTAATCCATTGCTGGTATCTCCCGAACAGATTATCGCCTTGGATGCCAGGGTGGTCCTGCACGAACCTGATAGCAATCCCGATGAGTTACCTCGTCCAGCGATTCGGCCTTATCCGACCCAGTATATTACGATGTGGTCGATGAAGAATGGCACGCCGGTGAGAATTCGTCCGATTCGTCCGGAAGATGAACCGTTGGTGGTTAAGTTTCATGAGTCTTTGAGCGATAGCTCGGTCTATTTCCGGTACTTCCACTTGCTTAAACTCAGTCGCCGGATTTCTCACGAACGGTTAGCCCGGATTTGCTTTATCGATTACGATCGCGAAATGGCACTGGTGGCAGATTACCGAGATCCCGAAACCGGCGAACACCAAATCCTCGGATTCGGTCGTCTCACGAAGTTGCACGGTTCCAATGAAGGGGAATTTGGATTACTGATTGCCGACCCGTATCAAGGGTTAGGGTTAGGAACGAAACTGTTGCAACAGTTGGTTGAAGTGGGACGAAGTGAGAAACTGGTGCGGATTACCGCTGATATTCTGCCAGATAATGGGGCGATGCAGCACCTGTCTCAGAAAGTTGGTTTCAGCTTGAAACGGGATGAAGATGTGATTCGCGCTGAGATGGAGTTGTAG
- the pflA gene encoding pyruvate formate-lyase-activating protein — translation MLERTANPTATPPAVRAFQSVGAIHSVESCGTVDGPGIRFVIFTQGCPLRCLYCHNPDCRHIEEGKVVSVDELIEEVQKYRSYMRFSGGGVTVTGGEPLMQPEFVREIFRRCKELDIHTVLDTSGYVQLNAAKPVLDYVDLVLLDIKSYNRALYEKVTKVSLEPTLKFAEYLKEINKPAWIRFVLVPHLTDNRENVEGLAQFVSTLTNVEKVEVLPFHQMGEYKWEQLGYEYELKNTEPPTPEQIEAVMEIFRSYGLPVQ, via the coding sequence ATGCTAGAGAGAACAGCCAATCCCACCGCTACACCTCCCGCAGTTCGAGCCTTTCAATCCGTCGGGGCCATCCATTCCGTCGAAAGTTGTGGCACCGTCGATGGTCCGGGAATTCGGTTTGTAATTTTCACCCAAGGCTGTCCCCTGCGCTGTCTGTACTGCCATAATCCCGATTGCCGACATATCGAAGAAGGGAAAGTCGTCAGCGTGGATGAACTGATTGAAGAGGTGCAAAAATATCGCTCCTATATGCGCTTTTCCGGAGGAGGAGTGACAGTGACGGGGGGCGAACCGTTGATGCAACCGGAATTCGTTCGGGAAATCTTCCGTCGGTGTAAAGAATTAGACATTCATACCGTCCTAGATACCTCTGGTTATGTCCAATTAAATGCTGCCAAACCCGTGTTGGATTATGTAGATTTAGTGCTGCTGGATATTAAATCCTATAATCGGGCGCTGTATGAAAAAGTGACCAAGGTTTCTCTGGAACCCACCCTGAAATTTGCGGAATATCTCAAGGAGATTAATAAACCGGCTTGGATTCGGTTTGTTTTAGTGCCCCACCTCACGGATAACCGGGAGAATGTGGAAGGACTCGCCCAGTTTGTGTCCACCTTAACCAACGTGGAAAAAGTGGAAGTGTTGCCCTTTCATCAAATGGGAGAATACAAGTGGGAACAGTTGGGGTATGAGTATGAACTGAAAAATACCGAACCCCCCACCCCCGAACAAATTGAAGCGGTGATGGAAATTTTTAGAAGTTATGGGTTGCCGGTGCAGTAA
- the pflB gene encoding formate C-acetyltransferase, with protein sequence MVSTSVKSPQPTELTGQQNVISEGWQGFVTGKWGKEIDVRDFIQKNYNPYQGDETFLAEATERTTTLWKKVTELMKEERSKGVLDAETKIPASITAYGPGYIDRELERIVGLQTDKPLKRAIMPYGGIRIVKAGLEAYGYKLDPETEKIFSQYRKTHNDGVFDGYTREMRAARHSGIITGLPDAYGRGRIIGDYRRVALYGVNRLIADKKHQLESLEFDAITEPVIQLREEVNEQIRALQELKEMGAGYGFDLGRPANTAQEAVQWTYLGYLAAVKEQNGAAMSLGRVSTFLDIYFERDLKNGTLTETDAQEIIDDFVMKLRMVRFLRTPDYNQLFSGDPTWVTECIGGMSEDGRPLVTRTSFRFLHTLYNLGAAPEPNLTILWSERLPENFKRYCAKVSIDTCSTQYENDDLMRPTYGDDYGIACCVSAMRIGKQMQFFGARANLAKALLYAINGGKDETSGEQIGPEFAPVMGDDLDYEDVVAKFDRFLDWLAKLYVNTLNVIHYMHDKYCYERIEAALHDRDIYRTLACGVAGLSVVADSLAAIKYAKVKAIRNERGLIVDYQIEGDYPKYGNNDDRVDEIAADLVENFMNKIRKHKTYRNAVPTQSVLTITSNVVYGKKTGNTPDGRKAGEPFAPGANPMHGRDTKGAIAALSSVAKLPYEHAQDGISYTFSIVPKALGKTEGDRLTNLVGILDGYFHDQGHHININVLDRETLIDAMDHPEKYPQLTIRVSGYAVNFIKLTREQQLDVINRTFHERI encoded by the coding sequence ATGGTTTCCACTTCAGTAAAATCTCCCCAACCGACCGAATTAACAGGCCAACAAAACGTCATTAGCGAGGGATGGCAAGGCTTCGTGACTGGCAAATGGGGTAAAGAAATTGACGTCCGGGATTTTATCCAAAAAAATTACAACCCTTATCAGGGAGATGAGACCTTCTTAGCCGAGGCGACAGAACGCACCACAACCCTCTGGAAGAAAGTCACCGAACTGATGAAAGAAGAACGGAGCAAGGGTGTATTAGATGCGGAAACCAAGATTCCGGCATCGATTACAGCCTACGGTCCGGGTTACATCGATCGCGAATTAGAACGGATCGTCGGACTACAAACCGATAAACCCCTGAAACGGGCGATCATGCCTTACGGAGGAATTCGCATCGTCAAAGCGGGGTTAGAAGCCTACGGGTATAAACTCGACCCGGAAACCGAAAAAATCTTCAGCCAGTATCGTAAAACACATAACGACGGCGTATTTGATGGCTATACCCGGGAAATGCGGGCGGCCCGACATTCCGGGATCATCACCGGATTGCCCGATGCTTATGGACGGGGACGAATTATTGGGGACTATCGGCGCGTCGCACTTTATGGCGTCAACCGTCTGATTGCGGACAAGAAACATCAGCTAGAATCCTTAGAGTTTGATGCGATCACTGAACCCGTGATCCAACTGCGGGAAGAAGTCAACGAACAAATTCGCGCCTTGCAAGAACTCAAAGAAATGGGTGCAGGGTATGGATTTGACCTGGGACGACCCGCGAACACCGCCCAAGAAGCCGTCCAATGGACCTACTTAGGCTATTTGGCTGCCGTTAAAGAACAGAATGGTGCTGCCATGTCCCTGGGACGGGTGTCTACCTTCCTAGACATCTACTTTGAGCGCGACTTGAAAAACGGTACCCTCACCGAAACCGACGCCCAAGAAATCATCGATGATTTCGTCATGAAACTGCGGATGGTGCGCTTCCTGCGGACCCCGGATTACAATCAACTGTTTTCGGGCGATCCCACCTGGGTGACAGAATGTATCGGGGGGATGAGTGAAGATGGACGTCCTTTGGTTACTCGCACCAGCTTCCGCTTCCTGCATACCTTATATAACCTAGGCGCAGCGCCGGAACCCAACTTAACTATTCTGTGGTCCGAACGGTTACCGGAAAACTTCAAACGCTATTGTGCGAAAGTTTCCATCGATACCTGTTCCACCCAGTATGAAAACGATGACTTAATGCGGCCCACTTATGGCGACGATTACGGCATTGCCTGCTGCGTCAGCGCCATGCGAATTGGCAAGCAAATGCAGTTCTTCGGGGCGCGGGCCAACCTGGCCAAAGCCTTGCTTTACGCCATTAATGGGGGTAAAGACGAAACATCCGGAGAACAAATTGGACCGGAATTTGCCCCAGTGATGGGAGACGATTTGGATTACGAGGATGTGGTGGCGAAATTCGATCGCTTCCTGGATTGGTTGGCAAAACTGTACGTCAACACCTTGAATGTGATCCATTATATGCATGATAAATATTGCTATGAGCGGATTGAAGCCGCCTTGCACGATCGCGATATTTATCGGACCCTTGCCTGTGGCGTTGCCGGACTCTCCGTGGTAGCCGACTCCCTGGCGGCGATTAAATATGCCAAAGTCAAAGCCATCCGGAACGAGCGCGGCTTAATTGTGGATTATCAGATTGAAGGCGACTATCCCAAATATGGGAACAACGACGATCGCGTAGATGAAATTGCCGCCGATCTCGTTGAAAACTTCATGAACAAGATCCGCAAACATAAAACCTATCGGAATGCGGTGCCCACGCAATCTGTCCTCACCATTACTTCCAATGTGGTGTATGGCAAAAAAACCGGAAATACCCCCGATGGACGGAAAGCTGGGGAACCCTTTGCACCGGGTGCAAACCCGATGCATGGACGAGATACCAAAGGGGCGATCGCAGCCTTATCTTCCGTGGCGAAGCTGCCTTATGAACACGCCCAAGATGGGATTTCCTACACCTTCTCCATCGTTCCGAAAGCATTAGGAAAAACCGAAGGCGATCGGCTCACCAACCTAGTGGGAATTTTAGATGGGTACTTCCATGATCAAGGTCATCACATTAACATCAACGTCTTGGATCGCGAAACCTTGATTGATGCGATGGATCACCCGGAAAAATATCCGCAACTCACCATTCGGGTCTCGGGTTATGCCGTCAACTTCATTAAACTAACCCGCGAACAACAGTTAGATGTGATTAACCGAACCTTCCACGAACGCATCTAA